Proteins co-encoded in one Arthrobacter sp. ERGS1:01 genomic window:
- the mptB gene encoding polyprenol phosphomannose-dependent alpha 1,6 mannosyltransferase MptB translates to MTALPRASTPRVRELARPRIAIWEGLLGSVLMLLGSVGVGWIANGSPLIRNSIVIAMRTDGSGVIVSVILLTVGAMVMLRSWLRLGQRLAGWGPGALRHVVSAVVVWGAPLFLAVPIFSRDVYAYTGQGRLMAEGMNPYTTGISALSNWFMLGTDPSWAENRTPYGPLFLWLSRGVVGITGAQPDVSVLLFRLFACVGVALCVIYVPKLAELHGIGGARALWIVAANPLFLISFVASAHNDALMLGLAVAGTYYAASGRPVRGIVLVTASIAVKPITIVLLPFIGLLWAGHAAGWGRRFACWAGTAGISAVLLFLAGIPDGLGFGWTWAILDGTPGYTGYSPSGFLGQLVEMAANGVGLDGGAVAGGFRTLLTLASVAIAAWLVLFGDSRRVVRRLGLAFAAVVLLAPIIQPWYVLWFLPFLAVTGIRNNWQIKTLYVVTGFFVVFGAQDQVFVWNFVSTPVAAASLAYWVAIGAVVYLLVVDVHTRKLLFNRVPAPH, encoded by the coding sequence ATGACTGCCCTGCCCCGTGCGTCCACTCCGCGTGTGCGGGAACTCGCACGCCCGCGGATTGCGATCTGGGAAGGATTGCTTGGCTCGGTCCTGATGCTGCTCGGATCCGTCGGCGTGGGGTGGATTGCCAACGGCTCACCACTGATCCGCAATTCGATTGTCATTGCGATGCGCACGGACGGATCCGGCGTGATTGTCTCCGTCATCCTGCTGACGGTGGGCGCCATGGTGATGCTGCGCTCCTGGTTGCGGCTGGGCCAGCGGTTGGCGGGCTGGGGCCCTGGTGCGTTGCGCCACGTGGTCAGCGCGGTGGTGGTGTGGGGCGCCCCCTTGTTCCTGGCGGTGCCGATCTTTTCCCGCGACGTCTACGCCTACACCGGCCAGGGACGCCTGATGGCCGAGGGCATGAACCCCTACACCACGGGCATCTCGGCGCTAAGTAACTGGTTCATGCTGGGCACGGATCCCTCCTGGGCGGAAAACCGCACCCCCTACGGCCCGCTCTTTTTGTGGCTGAGCCGCGGCGTGGTGGGCATCACCGGGGCGCAGCCGGATGTTTCGGTGCTGTTGTTCCGCCTGTTCGCCTGCGTCGGCGTGGCCCTGTGCGTCATCTACGTCCCGAAACTGGCCGAACTCCACGGCATTGGCGGCGCCCGTGCGTTGTGGATTGTGGCGGCCAACCCGCTGTTCCTGATTTCGTTCGTGGCCAGTGCCCACAACGACGCCTTGATGCTGGGGCTGGCCGTGGCCGGCACCTACTATGCGGCCAGCGGGCGGCCGGTGCGCGGCATCGTCCTGGTGACGGCGTCCATTGCCGTCAAACCCATCACGATTGTGCTGCTGCCCTTTATCGGCTTGTTGTGGGCGGGCCATGCGGCCGGCTGGGGGCGGCGATTTGCCTGCTGGGCGGGCACTGCGGGCATTTCCGCGGTGCTGCTGTTCCTGGCCGGCATCCCCGACGGGCTCGGATTTGGCTGGACGTGGGCCATCCTGGATGGAACCCCCGGATACACCGGGTACTCGCCGTCGGGGTTCCTCGGGCAATTGGTGGAGATGGCCGCGAACGGGGTGGGGCTGGACGGCGGAGCCGTGGCCGGCGGGTTCCGGACCTTGCTGACCCTCGCAAGCGTGGCAATAGCGGCCTGGTTGGTGCTCTTTGGCGACTCCCGGCGCGTGGTGCGCAGGCTCGGCCTGGCGTTTGCCGCCGTCGTGCTGCTGGCGCCGATCATCCAGCCCTGGTACGTGCTCTGGTTCCTGCCGTTCCTGGCCGTGACGGGCATCCGCAACAACTGGCAGATTAAGACCCTGTACGTGGTGACGGGATTCTTCGTAGTGTTTGGCGCCCAGGACCAGGTGTTTGTCTGGAATTTCGTGTCAACCCCCGTGGCGGCCGCGTCGTTGGCCTATTGGGTGGCCATTGGTGCCGTGGTGTACCTGTTGGTGGTGGACGTGCACACGCGCAAGCTGCTGTTCAACCGCGTACCGGCTCCGCACTGA
- a CDS encoding IS3 family transposase (programmed frameshift), whose protein sequence is MGLFEEGFGYGAVSSRLQVSRDACKRLEQRFKIWGRAALDRRPAVPAYSFEFKIKVVRQFLAAEATSTELAQLYHLSSPKLVQSWVRRYRQDGEDALKPRPRGRPHTAVDQLPTEVSELEKLRLENQRLQAENAYLKKVPGPEEPTTALKVSAVIALRASHPLPLLLAAAGLPRSTFFHRQAALTAPDRHAELRARIHEVFTEAKGRYGHRRIHAFLRRQGWQVAKKTVLKLMRAENLVCKVRSSRRRYSSYKGQVGKIAENLLKRQFVTAAPNLTWVTDVTEFKVADRKVYLSPVMDLFDRSVVSFAVSESPNTAFTNRSLSEAISTLGPGEAPMVHSDQGFQYQHASWQKLLSNAGMTQSMSRKGNCLDNSVMENFFGHLKEEMFHHQEHTSPESFITELEDYIRWYNKDRISLTLECLSPMEYRAQALAT, encoded by the exons ATAGGGTTGTTCGAGGAAGGCTTCGGCTATGGTGCGGTTTCTTCTCGGCTGCAGGTCAGCAGGGATGCCTGTAAGCGCTTGGAGCAACGTTTCAAGATTTGGGGTAGGGCCGCTTTGGATAGACGACCGGCTGTGCCAGCGTATTCATTTGAGTTCAAGATCAAGGTGGTTCGTCAGTTCCTCGCTGCTGAAGCAACATCGACGGAACTGGCCCAGTTGTATCACTTGAGTTCGCCGAAACTCGTTCAAAGCTGGGTTCGGCGGTATCGCCAGGACGGTGAGGACGCTCTCAAGCCCCGGCCGAGGGGCCGCCCACACACCGCCGTGGACCAATTGCCTACCGAGGTTAGCGAGCTTGAGAAGCTGCGCCTTGAGAACCAGCGGTTGCAGGCCGAGAATGCCTACCTAAAAAAAGTAC CGGGCCCTGAGGAACCAACCACCGCGTTGAAGGTTAGCGCCGTGATCGCCCTCAGGGCCTCTCACCCCTTGCCCCTGCTCCTGGCCGCGGCCGGGCTGCCCCGCTCTACGTTCTTCCACCGCCAGGCCGCGCTCACGGCCCCTGACCGGCACGCAGAACTCCGTGCCCGGATCCACGAGGTCTTCACCGAGGCCAAGGGCCGCTACGGGCACCGACGCATCCATGCGTTCCTGCGCCGCCAGGGATGGCAGGTGGCGAAGAAGACCGTGTTAAAGCTGATGCGCGCCGAGAATCTGGTCTGCAAGGTCCGCAGCAGTCGCCGCAGGTATTCCTCCTACAAGGGCCAGGTCGGCAAGATCGCTGAAAACCTACTCAAGCGCCAGTTCGTCACCGCGGCACCGAACCTGACGTGGGTGACCGATGTGACCGAGTTCAAGGTCGCGGACCGCAAGGTCTACCTCTCCCCGGTCATGGACCTGTTCGACCGCTCCGTGGTCTCCTTCGCGGTCTCCGAGTCGCCCAACACGGCCTTCACCAACCGATCGCTCAGCGAGGCGATCAGCACTCTGGGACCGGGTGAGGCACCAATGGTGCACTCGGACCAAGGATTCCAGTACCAACACGCCAGCTGGCAGAAGCTGCTCAGCAACGCCGGCATGACCCAATCGATGTCCCGCAAGGGCAATTGCCTGGATAACTCAGTGATGGAGAACTTCTTCGGACACTTAAAAGAAGAGATGTTCCACCACCAAGAACACACCAGCCCCGAAAGCTTCATCACTGAACTCGAGGACTACATCCGCTGGTACAACAAAGACCGCATCTCGTTAACACTCGAGTGCCTGAGCCCGATGGAATACCGGGCCCAGGCACTCGCTACCTAG
- a CDS encoding DNA alkylation repair protein, whose protein sequence is MPHDTVVPNAPFLAALGPALAAAALPEKAAGMAAYMKSAMPYLGVPSPTVRKTVRGLAKTHPFTDVAQLHATAAILWDGAVHREERYSAIMLTDSRLARGELGLLPFYTAVIETGQWWDYVDSVAPRLCELLLAHRDTMDPLLREWSGHRNFWFRRAAIIAQLPAKAATDTALLRDVMEPNLADTEFFVRKAIGWALRQYARTDPAWVLNYVASRESRLSPLSRREALKHLHG, encoded by the coding sequence ATGCCGCACGACACCGTTGTCCCCAACGCCCCCTTCCTCGCCGCCCTGGGTCCCGCCCTGGCAGCGGCCGCCCTGCCGGAAAAGGCGGCCGGGATGGCGGCGTACATGAAGTCCGCCATGCCGTACCTGGGTGTGCCGTCCCCCACGGTTCGGAAGACCGTGCGGGGGTTGGCCAAGACCCACCCGTTCACGGATGTGGCCCAGCTCCATGCCACGGCGGCGATCCTGTGGGACGGCGCGGTGCACCGGGAGGAACGGTATTCGGCCATCATGCTCACCGATTCACGCCTGGCCCGGGGCGAGCTGGGGCTCCTCCCCTTCTACACGGCCGTCATCGAGACGGGCCAGTGGTGGGACTATGTGGACAGCGTGGCCCCACGGCTGTGCGAGCTGTTGTTGGCGCACCGGGACACCATGGATCCGTTGTTGCGCGAGTGGAGCGGGCACAGGAACTTTTGGTTCCGCAGGGCCGCGATCATCGCCCAACTGCCGGCCAAGGCCGCCACCGACACGGCCCTGCTGCGCGATGTCATGGAACCGAACCTGGCCGACACGGAATTCTTTGTGCGCAAGGCGATCGGCTGGGCGCTGCGGCAATATGCTCGGACCGACCCCGCCTGGGTGCTCAATTACGTGGCGAGCCGCGAGAGCCGACTCAGCCCGCTTTCACGCCGGGAGGCGCTCAAGCACCTGCACGGCTAG
- the orn gene encoding oligoribonuclease, producing the protein MPITNERIVWIDCEMTGLDAVNDALIEVAVLVTDSELNILGEGVDVVIKPSGESLAQMSDFVRNMHTSSKLIDELDAGTTMEDAQEQVLAYIKKYVPQPNKAPLAGNSIGTDKVFLARDMPELVDHLHYRVIDVSTIKELSRRWFARAYFQSPAKTGGHRALGDIKDSINELRYYREAVFVPAPGPDSATAKKIAAKIQD; encoded by the coding sequence GTGCCTATTACTAATGAACGCATTGTGTGGATTGACTGTGAGATGACCGGCCTGGATGCCGTCAATGACGCCCTGATCGAGGTGGCGGTGCTGGTGACCGACTCCGAGCTGAACATTCTTGGCGAGGGCGTTGACGTGGTCATCAAGCCCTCCGGCGAGTCACTCGCGCAGATGAGCGACTTCGTGCGGAACATGCACACCTCCTCCAAGCTGATCGACGAGCTCGACGCCGGCACCACCATGGAGGACGCCCAGGAGCAGGTGCTCGCCTACATCAAGAAGTACGTGCCCCAGCCGAACAAGGCGCCCCTTGCCGGTAACTCGATCGGCACCGACAAGGTGTTCCTGGCCCGCGACATGCCCGAACTTGTCGACCACCTCCACTACCGGGTCATCGACGTCTCCACGATCAAGGAACTCTCCCGCCGCTGGTTTGCCCGTGCCTACTTCCAGTCCCCCGCCAAGACGGGCGGGCACCGCGCCCTGGGCGACATCAAGGACAGCATCAACGAGCTCCGCTACTACCGGGAAGCCGTTTTCGTGCCCGCGCCGGGACCGGATTCGGCCACCGCAAAAAAGATTGCGGCCAAGATCCAGGACTGA
- the def gene encoding peptide deformylase, protein MTIHPVTILGEPVLHRRADEVTAFDDALKSLVADMFETMDAANGVGLAAPQIGVGLRIFTYKMENDDGVPDRGVLVNPTLTVGKISGKNPDPDDEVEGCLSVPGIDFPLKRAEWVRVRGFDVDGNPLDFEATGWFARCMQHEYDHLDGKLYVDRLNDRYARKAKRARKENGWGVPGLTWMPGVDPDPFGH, encoded by the coding sequence ATGACCATCCACCCCGTGACAATTTTGGGCGAACCCGTGCTGCACCGCCGGGCCGATGAAGTCACCGCCTTCGATGACGCCCTCAAATCGCTCGTGGCGGACATGTTCGAGACCATGGATGCCGCCAACGGCGTAGGCCTCGCCGCGCCGCAGATCGGCGTGGGGCTGCGGATCTTCACGTACAAGATGGAGAACGACGACGGCGTTCCCGACCGGGGCGTGCTGGTGAACCCCACGCTGACCGTGGGCAAGATCTCCGGCAAGAACCCCGACCCCGACGACGAGGTAGAGGGCTGTTTGTCCGTGCCCGGCATCGACTTCCCGCTCAAGCGCGCCGAATGGGTGCGGGTGCGCGGCTTTGACGTTGACGGCAACCCCCTGGATTTTGAAGCCACCGGCTGGTTCGCCCGGTGCATGCAGCACGAGTACGACCATCTCGACGGCAAGCTCTACGTAGACCGGCTCAACGACCGCTACGCCCGCAAGGCCAAGCGCGCCCGCAAGGAAAACGGCTGGGGCGTTCCCGGGCTGACCTGGATGCCGGGCGTGGACCCCGACCCCTTCGGCCACTAG
- a CDS encoding glycosyltransferase 87 family protein — MLEKDPAISTDTFFAALTRFRDRILPAPAQAWLTSPAGLWTVFAAVHLFFLVFAAILSSRGEAFSDTFIYRNWAAVGFDETRITGPSPWVYPILALAPMAVAYMFGSGPFLFLWVLMITVLNALAVAKLTSWGRNRKAIPAALWWISFTALLGWLGFARVDGFTAPVVLIALSLGVSAPFLASFILSAATWMKVWPAAVVLALFTVVKARMRVVLAGVLVTAVVVGIAFSMGSLPKLLNFLTQQGDRGMQLEATFTTPWLWMSVFGIGGAHMYMNQDINSMQVDGPGTEIMSVLMQPLLVLAALVVAGLIFWALHTGKRVAGGVDRTELLLLGALALATAFVVFNKVGSPQFMVWLSPAVAVGLAYSARMWRVPAVLLIVIGALTFVVYPLFYDALSHNNPVMAGVLSLRNLLLVVLFVWAVRQLFLMGRTSSAAAARSLIGTPAAPASAPAAPAPDAPDRTAGGES, encoded by the coding sequence ATGCTTGAGAAGGATCCAGCCATCTCCACGGACACATTTTTTGCCGCGCTCACCCGGTTCCGGGACCGAATCCTGCCGGCACCGGCCCAGGCCTGGCTGACGTCACCGGCCGGCCTGTGGACTGTTTTCGCCGCCGTCCACCTGTTCTTCCTGGTCTTCGCCGCCATCCTCTCCTCCCGGGGCGAGGCGTTCAGCGACACCTTCATCTACCGCAACTGGGCCGCAGTGGGCTTCGACGAAACCCGCATCACGGGTCCCAGCCCTTGGGTCTACCCCATCCTGGCCCTGGCCCCCATGGCGGTGGCCTACATGTTTGGCAGCGGGCCCTTCCTGTTCCTGTGGGTGCTGATGATCACCGTCCTGAACGCCCTTGCTGTGGCCAAACTCACCAGCTGGGGCCGGAACCGCAAGGCCATCCCGGCAGCCCTGTGGTGGATCTCGTTCACGGCTCTGCTGGGTTGGCTTGGTTTTGCCCGGGTGGACGGGTTCACTGCCCCCGTGGTCCTCATTGCGCTGTCGCTGGGCGTGTCCGCCCCGTTCCTGGCGTCCTTCATCCTCAGCGCGGCGACCTGGATGAAGGTCTGGCCGGCCGCCGTCGTGCTGGCCTTGTTCACGGTGGTCAAGGCGCGCATGCGCGTGGTGCTGGCGGGCGTGCTGGTGACCGCCGTCGTAGTCGGCATTGCGTTCTCCATGGGCTCGCTGCCCAAGCTGTTGAACTTCCTGACCCAGCAGGGCGATCGCGGCATGCAGCTCGAGGCGACGTTCACGACCCCCTGGCTGTGGATGAGCGTCTTCGGCATTGGCGGGGCGCACATGTACATGAACCAGGACATCAACTCGATGCAGGTGGATGGTCCCGGCACGGAAATCATGAGCGTGCTCATGCAGCCCCTGCTGGTGCTCGCCGCCCTGGTGGTGGCCGGGCTGATCTTCTGGGCCCTGCACACGGGCAAGCGGGTGGCCGGCGGCGTTGACCGCACCGAACTGCTGCTGCTCGGCGCACTGGCCCTGGCCACCGCGTTCGTGGTGTTCAACAAGGTCGGCTCCCCGCAGTTCATGGTGTGGCTCTCCCCCGCCGTTGCCGTGGGCCTGGCCTACAGCGCAAGGATGTGGCGGGTCCCGGCCGTCCTGCTCATCGTGATCGGCGCCCTGACCTTTGTGGTGTACCCCTTGTTCTATGACGCGCTGTCCCATAACAACCCCGTCATGGCCGGCGTCCTTTCGCTGCGCAACCTGCTGCTCGTGGTCCTCTTTGTGTGGGCCGTGCGGCAACTGTTCCTGATGGGGCGCACCTCCTCCGCCGCGGCCGCCCGTTCCCTGATCGGCACCCCGGCCGCGCCGGCCTCCGCCCCGGCGGCCCCGGCACCGGATGCCCCTGACCGCACCGCAGGCGGGGAGTCCTAA
- a CDS encoding glycosyltransferase 87 family protein encodes MPLTAPQAGSPKISTPLSVRTLQRATALRNQFLPPKVLAWFRTPASVWWGFTAVHLYFLAWMMTFIVHGETFSDTAQYREWALLGYNPAQLGDAISPWVYPVLAQLPIFAANVFGPSLYLLGWTLIVTALNAVGMAYLTRGKRAQSGIAPAWFWLFFTVFMGYLSFARVEGITAPIVIIALLYAADHPVVAAVLLSVATWIKVWPAAVIAPLLIASTKRVQVLLAGVAVSAVVAGATVLSGAGSHLLEFAVNQGERGMQLEATFSTPWVWLSVFNVGGSRIADNVAINSTEVYGPGAPLAATLMQPLLILATVAGAALMIWALRRGAEREELILEGSLLMVSAFIVFNKVGSPQFIIWLAPVVVAGLTHHWERWKVPAMLLMGIAFTTFVIYPLFYTPLIHANPIMAAVLTIRNVLLVTLLAWAVRRTVELGRKARLAPLPS; translated from the coding sequence ATGCCCCTGACCGCACCGCAGGCGGGGAGTCCTAAGATTTCCACGCCACTTTCCGTCAGGACGCTCCAACGCGCCACGGCCCTGCGCAACCAGTTCCTCCCGCCCAAGGTGCTGGCATGGTTCCGCACCCCCGCCAGCGTGTGGTGGGGCTTCACCGCCGTCCACCTGTACTTCCTGGCCTGGATGATGACGTTCATCGTCCACGGGGAGACCTTCAGCGACACCGCGCAATACCGCGAATGGGCGTTGCTCGGCTACAACCCGGCGCAGCTGGGCGATGCCATCAGCCCATGGGTCTACCCCGTCCTGGCCCAGCTGCCCATCTTCGCCGCCAACGTGTTTGGCCCGTCGCTGTACCTGCTGGGTTGGACGCTTATTGTCACCGCCCTGAACGCCGTGGGCATGGCGTACCTGACCCGCGGCAAGCGGGCACAAAGCGGCATTGCCCCCGCCTGGTTTTGGCTGTTCTTCACCGTTTTCATGGGATACCTCAGCTTTGCCCGGGTGGAGGGCATCACCGCGCCCATCGTGATCATCGCCCTGTTGTACGCGGCCGACCATCCCGTGGTGGCCGCCGTCCTCCTCTCCGTCGCCACCTGGATCAAGGTGTGGCCGGCCGCCGTCATCGCGCCCCTGCTCATTGCCAGCACCAAGCGGGTGCAGGTGCTGCTGGCGGGTGTCGCGGTCAGCGCCGTCGTCGCCGGTGCCACGGTTCTCAGCGGGGCCGGCTCCCACCTGCTGGAGTTTGCCGTGAACCAGGGCGAACGCGGCATGCAGCTGGAGGCCACGTTCTCCACGCCGTGGGTGTGGTTGAGCGTCTTCAATGTGGGCGGGTCCAGGATTGCCGACAACGTGGCCATCAATTCCACCGAGGTCTACGGGCCGGGCGCACCGTTGGCGGCGACGCTCATGCAGCCGCTGCTCATCCTGGCCACGGTGGCCGGGGCGGCGCTCATGATCTGGGCGCTGCGGCGCGGCGCCGAGCGCGAGGAACTGATCCTCGAAGGCTCCCTGCTGATGGTGAGCGCGTTCATCGTGTTCAACAAGGTCGGTTCCCCGCAGTTCATCATCTGGCTGGCCCCCGTGGTCGTTGCCGGGCTCACGCACCATTGGGAGCGGTGGAAGGTCCCGGCCATGCTGCTGATGGGCATCGCGTTCACCACGTTCGTCATCTACCCGCTGTTCTACACCCCGCTGATCCATGCCAACCCGATCATGGCGGCCGTGCTGACCATCCGCAACGTGCTGCTCGTGACCTTGCTGGCGTGGGCCGTGCGACGCACCGTGGAGCTTGGCCGGAAGGCCCGGCTCGCTCCCCTGCCGAGCTAG
- the mptB gene encoding polyprenol phosphomannose-dependent alpha 1,6 mannosyltransferase MptB: MRSPVSAKDPVRRGTVQSAVWQGFAGSVMLLLGSLGVGWLASSSSLIRTTLLIVARTTPAAVIISTVLVCLGALLMIRAWVRLYQHLRGWDASSTPVLRKALILWTAPLMLALPLFSRDSYAYIGQGRLMQQGLDPYTNGISALSNYFLLGPDGLWTEAPTPYGPIWLWIEQGAVALAHGSPELTLIPFRLASLLGVVLLAIYVPRIAELHGFNPHRTLWLVVLNPAVLINFVGSVHNDSLMLGLVVAGLYYACVKHPVVGILFITASVAIKPITLIALPFVGLLWAGSQAGWVRKFGLWAATLGISMGVMAVMGVVNGLGFGWLAALKTPGTVWIWYAPVGLLSNTVGFVVTLLGGAGAAVTSVIQTIGQGASILLVAAIAFWPVRPAGPMADPDVEQRYGQAVLRRMAWAFAAVVLLAPMIQPWYMTWLLAFFAVTGLKDGWQLRTVSYLTVFFTLIALTDQLSVFQWIPIGIIRAVAIVVGVLAAFWVMFWDKKSRDMFVTLKGAGKTAAVHA; the protein is encoded by the coding sequence ATGAGGAGTCCGGTGTCGGCCAAGGACCCTGTGCGCCGCGGCACCGTGCAGTCGGCGGTGTGGCAAGGCTTTGCCGGTTCCGTCATGCTCCTGCTGGGGTCCCTCGGCGTGGGCTGGCTGGCCAGCTCGTCCTCCCTGATCCGGACAACCCTGCTCATTGTCGCCAGGACCACCCCGGCGGCCGTCATCATCTCCACCGTGCTCGTGTGCCTCGGTGCGCTGCTGATGATCCGGGCCTGGGTGCGGCTGTACCAACACCTGCGCGGCTGGGATGCGAGTTCGACGCCGGTGCTGCGGAAGGCGCTGATCCTGTGGACGGCGCCGTTGATGCTTGCACTGCCCCTGTTCAGCCGGGATTCCTACGCCTACATCGGCCAGGGCCGGCTCATGCAGCAGGGGCTGGACCCGTATACCAACGGCATCTCGGCGCTGAGCAACTACTTCCTGTTGGGCCCGGACGGCCTGTGGACGGAGGCCCCCACCCCGTACGGCCCCATCTGGCTGTGGATCGAACAGGGCGCGGTTGCCCTGGCGCACGGCAGCCCCGAGCTGACCCTGATTCCGTTCCGGCTGGCCAGTCTCCTGGGCGTGGTCCTGCTGGCCATCTATGTCCCGCGAATCGCCGAGCTGCACGGTTTCAACCCGCACCGCACCCTGTGGCTGGTGGTGTTGAACCCGGCCGTGTTGATCAACTTCGTCGGCAGCGTGCACAACGATTCGCTGATGCTGGGACTGGTGGTGGCCGGTCTCTACTATGCCTGCGTCAAGCACCCCGTCGTGGGAATCCTGTTCATCACGGCGTCGGTGGCCATCAAGCCCATCACCTTGATCGCGCTGCCGTTCGTGGGCCTGCTGTGGGCCGGTTCCCAGGCCGGCTGGGTGCGCAAGTTCGGCCTGTGGGCGGCCACCCTGGGAATCTCCATGGGTGTCATGGCCGTCATGGGAGTGGTCAACGGGCTGGGCTTCGGCTGGCTCGCGGCCTTGAAGACGCCCGGCACGGTATGGATCTGGTACGCCCCCGTGGGCCTGCTCTCCAACACCGTCGGGTTCGTTGTCACGCTGCTGGGCGGTGCCGGCGCGGCCGTGACCAGCGTCATCCAAACCATTGGCCAGGGCGCCTCAATCCTCTTGGTCGCGGCAATTGCGTTCTGGCCGGTGCGTCCGGCCGGACCCATGGCGGACCCCGACGTCGAACAGCGGTACGGCCAGGCCGTGTTGCGCCGCATGGCCTGGGCGTTTGCCGCCGTCGTGCTGCTGGCGCCCATGATCCAGCCCTGGTACATGACCTGGCTGCTGGCCTTCTTTGCCGTGACGGGCCTGAAGGACGGCTGGCAACTGCGCACGGTGTCCTACCTGACGGTCTTCTTCACCTTGATCGCCCTGACGGACCAGCTGAGCGTCTTCCAGTGGATCCCCATCGGGATCATCCGCGCGGTGGCCATTGTGGTGGGCGTGCTGGCAGCGTTTTGGGTCATGTTCTGGGACAAGAAATCCCGGGACATGTTTGTGACCCTGAAGGGGGCAGGGAAGACGGCGGCGGTTCACGCCTAG
- the map gene encoding type I methionyl aminopeptidase, producing MGRIKTASEISALREAGRVVARALEAVRSQAGVGVTLKELDAVAADVFAAAGAVPAFLNYHPKWAPTPYPGVICASVNDAIVHGIPTNYRLADGDLVSIDAGAFLDGWCGDSAISFTVGTARPEDAALIEATDAALARGISAAKVGNTLGDIGHAVGKLARRAGYGILADHGGHGVGRAMHEDPHVPNDGRPGRGMKLAEGLVIAIEPMLILGGKDDYRHDPDGWTLRTPKGKRAAHSEHTIAVTADGPVILTLP from the coding sequence ATGGGCCGGATCAAGACGGCAAGCGAAATATCGGCACTGCGCGAAGCCGGGCGCGTCGTGGCGCGGGCACTCGAGGCGGTGCGCTCGCAGGCCGGCGTGGGGGTCACGCTCAAGGAGCTCGACGCCGTCGCCGCGGACGTGTTTGCCGCGGCCGGTGCGGTGCCCGCATTCCTGAACTACCACCCGAAGTGGGCGCCAACGCCCTACCCGGGCGTGATCTGTGCCAGCGTCAACGACGCCATTGTGCACGGCATCCCCACGAACTACCGGCTGGCCGACGGCGACCTGGTCAGCATTGACGCCGGAGCCTTCCTCGACGGCTGGTGCGGGGACTCGGCCATCAGCTTCACGGTGGGCACGGCCCGGCCGGAAGACGCCGCGCTCATCGAGGCAACGGACGCGGCACTGGCCAGGGGCATCTCGGCGGCCAAAGTGGGCAACACCCTGGGCGACATCGGCCACGCCGTGGGCAAACTGGCCCGCCGCGCCGGCTACGGAATCCTCGCCGACCACGGCGGCCACGGCGTGGGCCGGGCCATGCACGAGGATCCGCATGTACCCAATGACGGACGTCCGGGCCGGGGCATGAAACTGGCCGAGGGGCTGGTCATCGCGATCGAGCCGATGCTCATCCTGGGCGGCAAGGACGATTACCGCCACGATCCGGACGGCTGGACGCTGCGCACGCCCAAGGGCAAGA